One window from the genome of Cryobacterium sp. GrIS_2_6 encodes:
- a CDS encoding rhomboid family intramembrane serine protease: protein MKEQRQNAPRTRPALLTRISSSRGPVVTYGIIGVTFAVFLLQLVPGFDVTSALLYAGIYSYPGSFEPWRMLTSVFVHSTSFIFHVLLNMYTLWIFGQILEGMLGRGRFLVLYLLSGLAGSLGVLFLAGPLTPVVGASGAIFGLMGAFLVIQRRLGGNSTQLLILVGINLVIGFLPNLNVAWQAHVGGLIGGAILGLIYVQTRRSKHQSLQNLLVAGFAIVLVALSFVKFLG, encoded by the coding sequence ATGAAGGAGCAGCGGCAGAACGCCCCGCGCACCCGCCCGGCCCTGCTGACCCGCATCTCCTCAAGCCGTGGGCCGGTCGTCACGTACGGCATCATCGGGGTCACCTTCGCGGTGTTCCTGCTGCAGCTCGTCCCCGGATTCGACGTGACGAGCGCATTGCTCTATGCGGGCATCTATTCGTACCCCGGCAGTTTCGAGCCCTGGCGAATGCTCACCAGTGTCTTCGTCCACTCGACCAGCTTCATCTTCCACGTGCTTCTCAACATGTACACACTGTGGATATTCGGCCAGATCCTCGAGGGGATGCTCGGCCGCGGTCGATTCCTCGTCCTGTACCTTCTGAGTGGTCTCGCGGGTTCGCTCGGGGTGCTGTTCCTCGCTGGTCCGCTCACACCGGTCGTCGGGGCGTCCGGTGCCATCTTCGGCCTGATGGGCGCGTTCCTGGTGATCCAGAGGCGCCTCGGGGGCAACTCAACACAATTGCTGATCCTGGTCGGAATCAACCTCGTGATCGGCTTCCTGCCGAACCTCAATGTTGCCTGGCAGGCGCATGTCGGCGGCCTGATCGGCGGGGCGATCCTCGGCCTGATCTACGTGCAGACCCGGCGCAGCAAGCACCAGTCGCTGCAGAACTTGCTTGTCGCTGGCTTCGCGATCGTGCTCGTCGCCCTGAGTTTCGTCAAGTTCCTGGGCTGA
- a CDS encoding peptidylprolyl isomerase, whose protein sequence is MSKHTAVATLNTSLGPIKVNLFGNHAPKTVKNFVGLATGEIEWKHPGTGKVSKTPLYDGTVFHRIIKDFMIQAGDPLGQGTGGPGFQFDDEISPDLDFTQPYVFAMANAGIQGGRGTNGSQFFITVVPTTWLQGKHTIFGAVEDEASRAIVAKLATVPTDGRDRPLTEVVIESVTVEQV, encoded by the coding sequence ATGTCAAAGCACACCGCCGTCGCAACGCTCAATACATCGCTCGGACCGATCAAGGTCAACCTCTTCGGCAACCACGCGCCGAAGACGGTGAAGAACTTCGTGGGCCTCGCCACCGGCGAGATCGAATGGAAGCACCCCGGCACTGGCAAGGTCTCGAAGACCCCCCTCTATGACGGCACCGTCTTCCACCGCATCATCAAGGACTTCATGATCCAGGCCGGCGACCCGCTCGGCCAGGGCACCGGTGGCCCCGGCTTCCAGTTCGACGACGAGATCAGCCCCGACCTCGACTTCACCCAGCCGTACGTCTTCGCGATGGCCAACGCCGGCATCCAGGGTGGCCGCGGCACCAACGGGTCGCAGTTCTTCATCACGGTCGTCCCGACCACGTGGCTGCAGGGCAAGCACACCATCTTCGGCGCCGTCGAGGACGAAGCCTCCCGCGCCATCGTCGCGAAGCTTGCCACCGTGCCGACCGATGGCCGTGACCGTCCCCTCACCGAGGTCGTCATCGAGTCCGTCACCGTCGAGCAGGTCTAG